Proteins from a genomic interval of Gadus morhua chromosome 19, gadMor3.0, whole genome shotgun sequence:
- the LOC115532195 gene encoding uncharacterized protein LOC115532195 — protein MARACAESQCSAVDQTNPKHSGVPPRPVEAPYPEGYHTIDRRRRRKKSRDPEGLLAVDPEKLRETSPDRDVLRQKRGELVMMKVAEIQEEEEQMTPCLRPYGNGLLYKTRMWAKNELEHTLENYMAYKEQEAARLGAGFSYEDFKGPNRHYPIETDMEAIDFLADDLQLSNDRGHGLDRYSLSFGHPADAPHCHLDKRAGKGKLGGWTPEALLSPLEEPGDEFVDPMDELQCLVETVSEYLAEKEEEISKYGSLPRTSKSRLSSVGSNRTDSLGDEPNGSPKDLKAETQTQANSEPGISGVKNVVSSLFSSITDKVSSGPKLQVSGSVAPQTAQPPQPSSISRFFSFIPKSTSAAPVAMVSPVENSPDKSVSSLPCDVKPHINNDRNNAKVNSQSEIRLVETVQEFADKPQPDTGGTVLGKLNPLKLFSGPDAPMPDRKQPPLKNGFQNNAHGDEKRMNGGEQTRGEEKHKETMKQIDGERWRNERHNQMAFKQQHSQGSVPGKSTVHSEPVNSTFFGLKALSTLLTPAAPIPPQGPPPVAVYPVFRSAEDVRTVEQPSTSSSRPFGSSGNVSHPQPPNAEGGILSGFLKFASSEDVSARNPNPPTPLPSGMSDPSTHTSSITVPTSQPQGNTETGWFSTIFNTNSALSTQNIPSGQQQTQIHQIPAGSHSIPSANHKPSATSHHMRQQAPPPPPESQGFLTGLFKGSSTDDLSRTGTNQAQQGGLLSGILKFGSTNDISNNSNYQDPLRNRPPNNLQHVNQQTLPQQNPPASGGFLSGLLKFSSNENVSQNPIPPQGPPPLSPVGNQQATHPSPPQQVPLQQGGLFSGLLKFGSSEKVTPSPPAQSQHQRTGDAHYQQNDHQQEIQGSNLHTPLRESQTFLQQTNKLDFTRQQTFPVRTPPSNQTVPLSGLFKFASADNVYEQSTSTQQRSMAQSRSSQGEQMATNKPKDDMAARQRQPSRTFSAQRQAEQQINPLQDSENVQTQQGSTSQPGILSGMFIKLNKPTENVGVIGQGSAGQVPQPRSRMNLLSRQSPIQTQGPSLDTDQSLQQQKVEQDNYPAQPAKQQGFLSAIFNKIESRESSQLNQAEIAAHGSEKNIERYSSGVLPEINKLAAYSEKDDRQSNAFYSNQSRHALVRAPVSIDRESLDLRTSATFSRSPQGRETYSSVSTGNLAQLSYYPGSLHYVHAMAYSTSNIPCLSQGYSNPALVPMEQCIRGSSSSLYEGQLSPYAISPTYDDENHWIQQSALWQQFQSESQNYQHVPDQVNGQWSQRESLQNLSLQCNPSNMNQLNAAQLQPSQGVNFQPEQHELHQFQGSQGFNNDPYGKNKPWNSYDDLQYANREESALNLTTREGNGKLGKWHSFNNDSSYSLSGVSYHEGFYEETPPSLSYSANWQHGTNGFHNVPANGVIHQSKYNSNKTESSFPPRSSSEFEDPAYLEDIEWYQQWLALLEQGMWWPAEEGDCGYFVYTDHEYIYTLLTDAAGEFVYACAPEGKPLEGVQPVEGFPSAWLDNEQVSVCGFKVPLYNEDELLWLPGQDQNHSQLLNAPVDLSAAYRKGNQIMNLNLERFSEMFENSFAPQGELIGDLASYSLNKVRMDPRQARYINEDPYTQVMDLSCQNKQYSGPCWNNQETKSLLAQKVAVSFSSTPTACPNQQFPNNCYQPGQRRRSSGAVTVKHIKDTSEEEWRKRVTPGQQQPNRGHISSLISSFVTKSSQPDSSIVSQEQQGTARSKSTEQPKSIISLGLQSLRSKIVKDDSTTPVAQPQSAEQKSEITSTRRSRMLPTSPTASQISPTQEPSQTTAQKPRLARQSTMSQQASPVVQQPVSGPFGSRDSLNKSGQLTQMQPKPAEVIKVEKPKEQPQAGFLSMFKTAVGIEEPKPEPPDQQNKIGYTGTLPVTANTEATGVSNLFGSLGSLFGSDTSSTSQPQPKPTVPESSLTTASRPKGLQRQQTMDQSSSSRSTPIQQPIKSVSQVFTSNSAQGPGPGRSQTMPPTGQTKQEPVPKSTGGLFGFSIGEMLSGTSPAAQAGPSSSAVAAPEAPQEESIGKSFLSLFTGPSPAQPASKTGPASPAPSPNEASRAASRPAPQAASQATPQSTPQAAPQATLKSTPQATPQANQEESLGKSILSMFSGPSSAQAAPSATTPAAGTSPQVPPQESFGKSLMSMFGNQSPIPAQAQTKPSAELPSQGTALPKEPASTGFQSMFSGPQTQTGSILGGILPGASGSSQSPAKGLLSMFSEPPQTSHTPPRQQCTSQSQSETQGVQQPQPQGQPQGQQANSVLGGLFGGLSTSNESPAKSLFSMFGGPSPAKPPAPGSTGTSTPGAGLMSMFTSTLQQTSSQVSEVPTTSDTLGKISTSNEPGLASVEPQVTPLIDSTGKQITSANATTIKKESTPEPTPQEGVPHKPPTSSELNSMLGSSSLQATHVQAGSGIDVPKAGPSPASEAPRPPASNEPAKGLLSMFGGPAPQATTPQTGGSLFGGMFGGSGPQAATPQTAGSLLGGLFGGSAPAASSAQTGGSVLGGMFGGTAASTATPQPQTGGSILGGMFGGATSQTTVPQTAGSLLGSMFGGLTSQPAPPGAPSAPGETPVKGLLSMFGGPSPSPTVTEHLKPTESQIPDTSSVGQEKDSALKQPDTETALQAANSTKPESNISIVQDTDKPPELTVDGQFKDVHIGTATEQPVKPDEPTKPEPMVDLRSENQSPSKSNEATPLAESTIPVVAQQEKPPEPDKSMLDSSADAVSGFMSSLFKPATAPVTPQQQQQPKPSSVGGASQPSQTGGSLLGGIFGGATNQNTNSGSLLGGLFGGTAPQAKPQTTGPPTGGSILGGMFGGPTAKPAAPQAAGSMLGGLFGGSSAQTPTAAAGGSLLGGMFGGATAQTTASQIGAGLGGIGGSLFGGVAKDPQGPKPAETKITPAAAPPKENKSESVPLKIDQVSTEAQENIQKEVSDVVPPSVNSNLADATVKEKSDIEGEEVIHEEPILIIGEAENKDLDMSATPDVQKVDTGKATVDPVPQNPDPSQAKSLFGFMSTPGEAGKSLGSLFSSTPAQTAASPSTPQSDAVSGLFSGFKTLSAGIFQEESPAAEKQEQPAATSTSLFGAKISFPWQTEPSKPPAPSVSTPQPRPSVTITNTQSVPTTPAAQRKEPVGSQGVIAHPQICLSTPEVDPSASPSQKEQEGLVETPSSAGPTSGVQLDTLSKTELLSAKRLVKA, from the coding sequence ATGGCTCGAGCCTGCGCCGAGTCCCAATGCAGCGCCGTCGATCAAACCAACCCCAAACATAGCGGCGTCCCCCCTCGCCCGGTCGAGGCCCCCTACCCGGAAGGCTACCACACTATCGACCGCCGTCGGCGGAGGAAAAAGTCCCGGGACCCCGAAGGGTTGTTGGCCGTAGACCCAGAGAAGCTCAGAGAAACCAGCCCAGACCGGGATGTCCTGCGGCAGAAGAGGGGCGAGCTGGTCATGATGAAAGTGGCAGAgatccaggaggaggaggagcagatgaCCCCGTGTCTCCGGCCGTACGGGAACGGGCTTCTGTACAAGACCCGGATGTGGGCAAAGAACGAGCTGGAGCACACGTTGGAGAACTACATGGCTTATAAAGAGCAAGAAGCTGCCAGACTCGGGGCAGGGTTCAGCTATGAGGACTTTAAAGGCCCGAACAGACACTACCCAATTGAAACGGATATGGAAGCCATTGACTTTTTGGCAGATGACCTCCAGTTGTCAAACGACAGAGGTCATGGCCTGGACAGGTATTCTTTATCGTTTGGACATCCCGCAGATGCTCCGCATTGCCATCTGGATAAGAGGGCAGGTAAAGGCAAGCTGGGAGGATGGACTCCGGAGGCCCTGCTGTCTCCGTTGGAGGAGCCTGGCGACGAATTTGTGGACCCAATGGATGAGCTGCAATGTCTAGTCGAAACCGTTTCAGAGTACCTCGcggaaaaagaggaagaaattAGCAAGTACGGTTCCCTCCCAAGAACGAGCAAATCCAGACTGTCATCAGTCGGAAGCAACCGGACCGACTCCCTTGGAGATGAACCAAACGGCTCGCCGAAAGATCTCAAAGCTGAGACTCAAACGCAGGCAAACTCTGAGCCAGGAATTTCAGGTGTTAAAAACGTTGTGAGCTCTTTGTTTAGTTCCATCACAGATAAAGTTAGTTCCGGTCCAAAACTGCAGGTATCTGGTTCTGTAGCACCGCAAACTGCTCAGCCCCCACAACCATCTAGTATCTCCAGATTTTTCTCCTTTATTCCAAAATCAACCAGTGCAGCTCCAGTAGCTATGGTATCCCCAGTAGAAAATTCTCCAGACAAATCTGTGAGTTCTCTTCCTTGTGACGTAAAACCTCACATTAATAATGACAGAAACAATGCTAAAGTCAATTCTCAGAGTGAAATTAGATTGGTTGAGACAGTTCAAGAATTTGCTGATAAACCTCAGCCTGATACGGGGGGGACCGTTTTGGGGAAATTGAACCCGTTGAAGCTGTTTTCTGGACCTGATGCACCAATGCCAGATAGAAAACAGCCGCCACTGAAGAATGGATTTCAAAACAATGCACATGGGGATGAAAAACGTATGAACGGAGGCGAACAGACCAGAGgggaagaaaaacacaaagagacGATGAAACAAATTGATGGAGAAAGATGGAGGAATGAGAGACATAACCAAATGGCTTTCAAGCAACAACATTCACAAGGATCGGTGCCCGGAAAGTCAACTGTGCATTCCGAACCGGTCAACTCAACCTTCTTTGGCCTGAAGGCCCTAAGCACATTGTTAACACCTGCAGCACCTATTCCTCCTCAGGGTCCACCACCAGTGGCAGTCTACCCTGTGTTTAGATCAGCAGAAGATGTCCGGACTGTGGAACAGCCATCCACCTCCAGTAGTAGACCTTTCGGTTCTTCTGGAAATGTATCCCATCCCCAACCCCCCAACGCAGAGGGAGGAATCCTGTCAGGTTTCCTTAAGTTTGCATCCAGTGAAGATGTTAGTGCCCGAAACCCAAATCCCCCGACTCCTTTACCATCAGGGATGTCAGATCCTTCAACTCATACTTCTTCTATTACCGTCCCAACATCGCAACCACAGGGAAATACAGAGACTGGTTGGTTCTCAACCATCTTTAACACAAACTCTGCTCTCTCGACCCAGAACATTCCCAGTGGTCAACAGCAGACCCAAATACACCAAATTCCAGCAGGCTCGCATTCGATACCCTCTGCGAACCATAAACCATCAGCCACATCTCACCACATGCGACAGcaagctccaccaccaccacctgaaTCCCAAGGTTTTTTAACTGGTCTTTTTAAAGGAAGCTCCACGGATGACCTGTCTCGTACGGGAACCAATCAGGCCCAGCAAGGGGGACTTCTATCTGGGATTCTTAAGTTTGGATCAACAAATGACATATCTAACAATTCAAACTATCAAGACCCCCTCAGAAATCGACCGCCTAACAATCTCCAGCACGTCAACCAACAAACTCTCCCTCAACAAAACCCCCCAGCCTCGGGAGGCTTTCTCTCAGGTCTACTGAagttttcatcaaatgaaaaTGTATCACAAAACCCCATACCTCCTCAGGGTCCACCACCACTGTCTCCTGTTGGTAACCAACAGGCcactcatccctctcccccacaaCAAGTACCATTACAACAAGGTGGGCTCTTCTCAGGCTTGTTAAAATTTGGATCATCTGAGAAGGTGACCCCGAGTCCACCAGCTCAGTCTCAACACCAACGGACTGGTGATGCACATTACCAACAGAACGACCATCAACAAGAAATTCAAGGTTCAAATCTTCATACTCCTTTGAGGGAAAGTCAAACCTTTCTGCAACAAACTAACAAACTGGACTTCACTCGACAACAAACATTTCCAGTACGCACACCCCCATCCAACCAGACTGTTCCGTTATCTGGGCTCTTCAAGTTTGCCTCTGCAGATAATGTTTATGAACAGTCCACATCCACTCAACAAAGGTCCATGGCACAAAGTCGTTCCAGCCAGGGCGAACAGATGGCAACAAATAAACCAAAAGATGACATGGCAGCAAGACAACGTCAACCTAGTAGAACCTTTTCTGCACAGCGACAGGCAGAACAGCAGATTAACCCCCTCCAAGATAGTGAGAATGTTCAGACACAACAAGGGAGCACAAGTCAGCCTGGAATACTCTCGGGTATGTTTATCAAGTTGAATAAACCAACTGAAAATGTTGGCGTCATCGGGCAGGGATCAGCGGGGCAAGTGCCGCAGCCAAGATCGAGAATGAACCTTTTGTCAAGACAGTCCCCGATTCAAACTCAGGGACCTTCCCTTGATACCGATCAGTCTCTTCAACAACAGAAGGTGGAGCAAGACAATTATCCTGCACAGCCTGCTAAACAGCAAGGATTTCTATCAGCGATTTTCAACAAAATTGAATCCAGGGAATCTTCACAACTTAATCAAGCAGAAATAGCAGCTCATGGTTCagagaaaaacattgaaagATACTCTTCTGGAGTGCTTccagaaataaataaacttgCTGCTTATTCTGAAAAAGATGACAGACAGAGCAATGCATTTTATTCCAACCAAAGCAGACATGCTTTGGTAAGAGCCCCTGTTTCAATTGACagagagagtctggacctaaggACCTCAGCCACTTTTTCTAGATCTCCCCAGGGTCGAGAAACGTACTCCTCAGTCAGCACTGGGAATTTAGCACAGCTTTCATACTATCCAGGATCCCTTCATTATGTTCATGCAATGGCGTACAGCACCAGTAATATCCCCTGCCTTTCACAGGGCTACTCAAATCCCGCTCTCGTACCAATGGAGCAATGCATCAGGGGAAGCAGTTCTTCTTTGTATGAAGGTCAGCTGTCACCGTATGCAATAAGCCCCACTTATGATGATGAAAATCATTGGATCCAGCAGTCTGCTCTTTGGCAGCAGTTTCAGAGTGAGTCCCAGAATTATCAACATGTCCCAGACCAAGTTAATGGACAGTGGAGCCAAAGGGAATCATTACAGaacctctctctccagtgtaaCCCCTCCAATATGAACCAGCTTAATGCAGCTCAACTGCAACCAAGCCAAGGAGTTAATTTCCAACCAGAGCAGCATGAGCTTCATCAATTCCAAGGAAGCCAAGGTTTCAATAATGACCCATATGGCAAAAATAAACCGTGGAACAGCTATGACGACTTACAATATGCAAACAGGGAGGAGAGTGCATTAAACTTAACTACAAGAGAGGGTAATGGCAAACTTGGGAaatggcactcatttaataatGATAGCTCTTACAGTCTAAGTGGAGTTTCATACCATGAAGGTTTTTACGAGGAGACCCCACCAAGCCTATCTTACTCTGCAAATTGGCAACATGGAACCAATGGTTTCCACAATGTCCCGGCTAACGGAGTGATTCATCAGAGCAAATATAATTCAAATAAAACAGAATCAAGTTTCCCTCCACGTTCCTCCAGTGAGTTTGAGGACCCTGCGTATCTTGAAGATATCGAGTGGTACCAGCAATGGCTTGCATTGTTGGAGCAAGGCATGTGGTGGCCAGCAGAGGAAGGTGATTGTGGCTACTTCGTTTACACCGACCATGAATACATCTACACCTTGCTCACCGATGCAGCCGGGGAGTTTGTCTACGCCTGCGCCCCTGAAGGAAAGCCTTTGGAAGGTGTGCAGCCAGTGGAAGGCTTTCCTAGCGCTTGGTTGGACAACGAACAGGTGTCGGTGTGTGGCTTTAAAGTTCCCCTGTACAATGAAGACGAGCTTCTCTGGTTACCCGGACAAGACCAGAATCATTCACAGCTTCTGAATGCACCAGTAGATTTATCAGCTGCATATAGAAAGGGAAATCAGATCATGAATTTGAACCTTGAACGTTTCTCGGAAATGTTTGAAAATTCATTTGCGCCGCAGGGAGAGCTCATTGGAGACCTGGCATCGTACAGCTTGAACAAAGTCAGGATGGATCCCAGACAGGCGAGATACATTAATGAGGACCCCTACACACAAGTCATGGACCTCTCCTGTCAAAATAAACAGTACTCAGGCCCTTGTTGGAACAATCAAGAAACAAAGAGTCTTCTTGCCCAAAAGGTTGCTGTTTCATTTAGCTCTACCCCTACAGCATGTCCAAATCAGCAGTTCCCTAACAACTGTTATCAACCTGGCCAACGGCGACGGTCATCTGGTGCTGTGACTGTGAAGCACATAAAAGATACATCAGAGGAGGAATGGAGGAAGAGAGTtacccccggtcaacaacagccTAACCGTGGACACATATCCTCTCTTATATCATCCTTTGTGACAAAGTCATCCCAGCCAGACTCTAGCATTGTCTCCCAAGAGCAGCAAGGAACAGCAAGATCGAAATCCACTGAACAGCCTAAAAGCATTATATCTTTGGGTCTGCAGAGCCTTAGGTCAAAGATAGTTAAAGATGATTCTACTACCCCTGTGGCACAACCACAAAGTGCCGAACAAAAATCTGAGATCACATCTACCCGTCGCTCAAGAATGTTGCCCACATCTCCAACAGCTAGTCAAATTAGTCCAACTCAAGAACCTTCCCAGACTACTGCACAGAAACCTAGACTTGCACGACAGTCCACAATGTCACAGCAAGCGTCCCCAGTGGTTCAACAACCGGTCTCTGGACCATTTGGCTCAAGGGATTCCCTAAACAAATCTGGACAACTGACACAGATGCAACCAAAGCCAGCTGAAGTAATCAAAGTAGAGAAACCAAAGGAACAACCACAAGCAGGATTTTTGAGCATGTTCAAGACTGCAGTAGGAATAGAAGAACCCAAACCAGAGCCCCCTGATCAGCAGAATAAAATTGGTTACACTGGTACCTTGCCTGTCACAGCTAACACAGAGGCGACAGGAGTATCAAATCTGTTTGGATCCTTAGGCAGCCTTTTTGGTTCTGACACCTCATCAACATCGCAACCCCAACCAAAACCCACTGTACCGGAGAGTTCTTTGACAACGGCATCTAGACCGAAGGGTTTACAGCGACAACAGACAATGGATCAGAGTTCATCCTCTCGGTCAACTCCGATTCAGCAACCAATCAAAAGTGTTTCACAAGTATTTACTTCTAATTCTGCCCAAGGTCCTGGGCCAGGCAGATCCCAAACAATGCCACCAACAGGACAGACCAAACAAGAACCAGTACCCAAATCAACTGGTGGACTGTTTGGGTTTTCCATTGGCGAAATGCTGTCAGGAACATCTCCAGCTGCTCAAGCTGGTCCGTCATCTTCAGCGGTTGCAGCTCCAGAGGCTCCACAAGAAGAATCAATTGGTAAAAGCTTCTTATCCTTATTTACTGGCCCGAGTCCTGCACAACCTGCTTCTAAAACTGGGCCTGCATCACCAGCACCTTCACCAAATGAAGCTTCACGGGCTGCTTCACGTCCTGCTCCCCAAGCTGCTTCTCAAGCTACTCCCCAATCTACGCCCCAAGCTGCTCCTCAAGCTACTCTCAAATCTACTCCCCAAGCTACTCCCCAAGCAAATCAAGAAGAATCACTCGGCAAAAGTATATTATCAATGTTCAGTGGTCCGAGTTCCGCCCAGGCTGCGCCATCAGCTACAACACCTGCTGCAGGCACTAGTCCCCAAGTACCTCCGCAAGAATCTTTTGGTAAAAGTTTAATGTCAATGTTTGGAAACCAAAGTCCCATCCCGGCCCAAGCTCAAACCAAGCCTAGTGCTGAACTGCCATCCCAAGGGACTGCTCTGCCCAAGGAGCCGGCCAGTACAGGATTTCAATCCATGTTCAGTGGTCCCCAAACACAGACTGGTTCTATACTTGGAGGGATTCTGCCAGGTGCCTCTGGTTCAAGTCAATCACCAGCAAAGGGATTGCTATCAATGTTTAGTGAGCCACCTCAAACATCGCATACCCCACCTCGGCAACAATGCACGTCTCAATCACAAAGTGAAACACAAGGTgtacaacaaccacaaccacaaggCCAACCACAGGGGCAGCAAGCCAATTCTGTCCTCGGGGGACTTTTTGGTGGCTTGTCGACTTCCAATGAAAGTCCAGCGAAAAGTTTATTCTCAATGTTTGGTGGTCCAAGTCCCGCCAAACCTCCAGCACCTGGAAGCACCGGTACTTCAACTCCGGGAGCAGGCCTAATGTCCATGTTCACGTCTACTTTACAACAAACTTCCTCACAAGTATCAGAGGTGCCAACCACCAGTGATACACTGGGTAAAATCTCAACTTCAAATGAGCCTGGTCTTGCATCAGTGGAACCACAAGTAACACCGTTAATTGACTCTACTGGGAAGCAAATTACATCTGCCAATGCGACCACAATTAAAAAGGAATCAACCCCAGAGCCCACACCTCAGGAAGGGGTTCCTCATAAACCACCAACTTCCTCAGAATTGAATTCCATGCTCGGCAGCTCAAGTCTACAGGCCACACATGTGCAAGCTGGATCTGGCATTGATGTTCCAAAAGCAGGACCATCGCCTGCAAGCGAGGCACCTAGACCACCAGCCTCAAACGAACCTGCTAAAGGTCTGTTGTCCATGTTTGGAGGGCCTGCTCCTCAAGCAACCACTCCCCAAACTGGGGGGTCTTTATTCGGGGGTATGTTTGGAGGCTCCGGTCCACAGGCAGCCACTCCACAAACCGCTGGGTCTTTGCTTGGAGGTTTGTTTGGGGGAAGTGCTCCAGCTGCTTCCAGTGCTCAAACTGGAGGATCTGTACTTGGTGGGATGTTTGGAGGCACCGCGGCCTCCACTGCCACACCACAACCACAGACTGGTGGATCCATATTGGGTGGAATGTTTGGCGGAGCTACCTCCCAAACAACAGTTCCCCAAACGGCCGGTTCATTACTTGGGAGTATGTTTGGGGGTTTGACTTCCCAGCCGGCTCCTCCTGGAGCTCCCTCTGCACCAGGGGAAACCCCTGTTAAAGGCTTGCTGTCAATGTTTGGAGGACCAAGTCCATCTCCCACAGTGACTGAACATCTAAAACCCACTGAGAGCCAAATACCAGATACATCTTCTGTGGGCCAAGAGAAAGACAGTGCACTCAAACAACCTGACACTGAAACTGCATTACAGGCAGCAAACTCAACTAAACCTGAGAGTAACATTTCTATTGTTCAGGATACTGACAAGCCACCTGAATTAACCGTTGATGGTCAATTTAAAGATGTACATATTGGTACAGCAACTGAACAACCAGTCAAGCCAGATGAGCCAACTAAACCAGAACCAATGGTAGACCTAAGAAGCGAGAATCAATCGCCATCAAAATCCAACGAGGCAACGCCTTTGGCTGAGTCAACCATTCCAGTTGTAGCACAACAAGAGAAGCCCCCAGAACCAGATAAATCGATGCTTGATTCTTCAGCTGATGCAGTTTCAGGGTTTATGTCCTCACTTTTCAAACCGGCAACTGCACCAGTTACtccgcagcagcaacaacagccaAAACCTTCTAGTGTAGGAGGAGCATCCCAACCTTCTCAGACGGGGGGATCTTTATTGGGTGGTATTTTTGGAGGAGCCACCAACCAGAACACAAACTCTGGGTCGTTACTTGGAGGTTTATTTGGTGGGACGGCTCCACAGGCTAAGCCTCAAACTACTGGACCTCCGACTGGTGGTTCTATACTAGGGGGGATGTTTGGAGGACCAACTGCCAAACCTGCAGCTCCCCAGGCCGCAGGATCAATGCTGGGTGGGCTCTTCGGGGGCTCCTCTGCACAAACACCAACAGCTGCAGCTGGTGGGTCTCTACTGGGCGGAATGTTCGGAGGGGCGACCGCCCAGACCACAGCGTCCCAGATTGGAGCAGGCCTTGGAGGAATTGGTGGATCCTTATTTGGGGGCGTTGCCAAAGACCCACAAGGACCAAAACCAGCAGAGACCAAGATAACACCGGCAGCTGCACCGccgaaagaaaataaaagtgaaaGTGTGCCACTCAAAATAGATCAAGTTAGTACTGAGGCTCAGGAAAATATACAGAAAGAAGTAAGTGATGTGGTTCCTCCAAGTGTTAATAGTAATCTGGCTGATGCCACTGTGAAAGAAAAGAGTGATATCGAAGGGGAGGAGGTAATACATGAGGAGCCTATTCTGATTATTGGTGAGGCTGAAAATAAAGACTTGGACATGTCAGCAACACCTGATGTCCAAAAGGTAGATACTGGGAAAGCTACCGTTGATCCGGTCCCCCAAAATCCAGACCCATCTCAAGCCAAGTCCCTATTTGGCTTCATGTCAACACCAGGTGAGGCAGGGAAATCTTTGGGATCTCTTTTCTCCTCCACACCAGCACAGACTGCAGCTTCCCCCTCAACGCCCCAGTCAGATGCAGTCAGTGGTCTGTTCTCAGGGTTTAAAACCTTATCGGCAGGGATATTTCAAGAGGAAAGTCCGGCTGCAGAGAAGCAAGAGCAACCggctgccacctccacctccttgtttgGAGCCAAGATCTCTTTCCCCTGGCAGACGGAGCCCTCAAAACCCCCTGCTCCCTCCGTCAGTACACCCCAGCCAAGACCTAGTGTCACCATAACAAACACTCAGTCTGTTCCTACTACTCCTGCTGCCCAGAGGAAGGAACCGGTAGGTAGCCAGGGTGTTATAGCCCACCCCCAGATTTGCCTCTCCACTCCTGAAGTAGATCCTTCAGCTTCCCCCTCCCAAAAGGAGCAGGAAGGTCTTGTAGAAACCCCTTCTTCCGCGGGCCCCACTTCTGGAGTGCAGCTGGACACCCTGTCCAAGACGGAGCTATTGAGTGCAAAAAGGCTAGTAAAAGCATAA